The following coding sequences lie in one Arabidopsis thaliana chromosome 3, partial sequence genomic window:
- a CDS encoding RNA recognition motif (RRM)-containing protein (RNA recognition motif (RRM)-containing protein; FUNCTIONS IN: nucleotide binding, zinc ion binding, nucleic acid binding; INVOLVED IN: biological_process unknown; LOCATED IN: cellular_component unknown; EXPRESSED IN: 24 plant structures; EXPRESSED DURING: 14 growth stages; CONTAINS InterPro DOMAIN/s: Zinc finger, CCCH-type (InterPro:IPR000571), Filamin/ABP280 repeat (InterPro:IPR001298), Immunoglobulin E-set (InterPro:IPR014756), Filamin/ABP280 repeat-like (InterPro:IPR017868), Immunoglobulin-like fold (InterPro:IPR013783), RNA recognition motif, RNP-1 (InterPro:IPR000504), Nucleotide-binding, alpha-beta plait (InterPro:IPR012677); Has 35333 Blast hits to 34131 proteins in 2444 species: Archae - 798; Bacteria - 22429; Metazoa - 974; Fungi - 991; Plants - 531; Viruses - 0; Other Eukaryotes - 9610 (source: NCBI BLink).) → MASDRGSAASGGKPIWMKHAEDAKIKDEGEKDAAAKAAFEATFKGVDQTTHLIEPVAPVPESAPESDSDSDDDDDDESDYLSRKPIGPVDPSKSTASGAGIGGGTACVPSTFVVVTKDSDGRKVPNGGALIRVKVSPGVGVGGTDQEGVVKDVGDGSYAVTYVVPKRGNYMVNIECNGNAIMGSPFPVFFSQGSSSTGLMGSAPASYSNLINQTMPNMPNYTGSVSGAFPGLLGMVPGIASGPSGGAILPGVGASLGEVCREYLNGRCVNSMCKLNHPPQNLLMTAIAATTSMGNLSQVPMAPSAAAMAAAQAIVAAQALQAHASQMQAQAQSNKGSLGSPEKGENGDLKKFLQVSNLSPSLTTEQLRQLFSFCGTVVDCSITDSKHIAYIEYSNSEEATAALALNNTEVFGRALNVEIAKSLPHKPSSNNSSSSLPLMMQQAVAMQQMQFQQAILMQQAVATQQAANRAATMKSATELAAARAAEISRKLRPDGVGNDEKEADQKSRSPSKSPARSRSKSKSPISYRRRRRSPTYSPPFRRPRSHRSRSPLRYQRRSTYEGRRRSYRDSRDISESRRYGRSDEHHSSSSRRSRSVSPKKRKSGQEDSELSRLRRDSSSRGEKKSSRAGSRSPRRRKEVKSTPRDDEENKVKRRTRSRSRSVEDSADIKDKSRDEELKHHKKRSRSRSREDRSKTRDTSRNSDEAKQKHRQRSRSRSLENDNGSHENVDVAQDNDLNSRHSKRRSKSLDEDYDMKERRGRSRSRSLETKNRSSRKNKLDEDRNTGSRRRRSRSKSVEGKRSYNKETRSRDKKSKRRSGRRSRSPSSEGKQGRDIRSSPGYSDEKKSRHKRHSRSRSIEKKNSSRDKRSKRHERLRSSSPGRDKRRGDRSLSPVSSEDHKIKKRHSGSKSVKEKPHSDYEKVDDGDANSGILKVY, encoded by the exons ATGGCTTCAGATCGTGGTTCTGCAGCTTCTGGTGGTAAGCCCATTTGGATGAAACATGCGGAAGATGCAAAAATCAAAGACGAAGGAGAGAAAGACGCTGCGGCAAAAGCAGCTTTTGAAGCTACATTCAAAGGTGTAGACCAAACTACACATTTGATTGAACCTGTTGCACCGGTACCGGAATCCGCACCGGAATCTGATAGtgattcagatgatgatgatgatgatgaatctgaTTACTTGTCTAGGAAACCAATTGGTCCTGTGGATCCGAGTAAGTCTACAGCTTCTGGTGCTGGTATTGGTGGTGGAACGGCTTGTGTTCCGTCTACGTTTGTTGTTGTAACTAAGGATTCTGATGGGAGGAAAGTTCCAAATGGTGGAGCTTTGATTAGAGTTAAAGTGTCTCCTGGTGTTGGTGTTGGTGGTACTGATCAAGAAGGTGTGGTTAAAGATGTTGGTGATGGGAGTTATGCTGTTACTTATGTTGTGCCTAAGAGAGGAAACTATATGGTTAATATTGAATGCAATGGGAATGCTATCATGGGAAGTCCCTTTCCTGTCTTCTTTAGCCAAG GGTCTTCTTCTACTGGACTGATGGGTTCTGCTCCAGCTTCATACTCGAATCttataaatcaaacaatgCCAAACATGCCTAATTACACTGGTTCTGTTTCGGGTGCTTTCCCGGGGTTGTTGGGGATGGTTCCAGGGATTGCATCTGGTCCTTCAGGTGGTGCTATTTTGCCTGGAGTTGGAGCTTCACTTGGGGAAGTTTGTCGAGAATATCTTAATGGTAGATGTGTGAACTCTATGTGCAAGTTAAACCACCCTCCTCAGAATTTGCTGATGACTGCTATAGCTGCAACGACAAGTATGGGTAACCTTAGTCAGGTGCCTATGGCTCCTTCTGCTGCTGCAATGGCTGCTGCGCAGGCTATTGTTGCTGCACAGGCTCTTCAAGCTCATGCTTCTCAGATGCAAGCACAGGCTCAATCAAACAAGGGATCTTTAG GTTCCccagaaaaaggagaaaacggggatttgaagaaatttcTCCAAGTTAGCAACCTAAGTCCATCGCTTACAACTGAACAACTTAGGCAGCTATTTAGCTTCTGTGGCACAGTAGTTGACTGTAGTATAACTGATTCAAAGCATATCGCCTACATAGAATACTCGAATTCCGAAGAAGCAACAGCTGCTTTGGCATTAAACAATACGGAAGTCTTTGGTAGAGCATTGAATGTTGAGATTGCAAAATCGCTACCTCACAAACCATCTTCAAATAATTCTTCGTCCTCACTACCACTGATGATGCAACAGGCCGTCGCGATGCAGCAGATGCAATTCCAGCAGGCTATACTAATGCAACAAGCCGTGGCTACTCAGCAGGCAGCAAATAGAGCTGCCACAATGAAGTCTGCCACTGAGCTTGCAGCAGCTAGAGCTGCAGAGATAAGTAGGAAACTGAGACCTGATGGAGTTGGaaatgatgaaaaagaagCTGATCAGAAGTCTAG GTCACCATCTAAGTCTCCTGCAAGGTCGAGATCAAAGTCAAAATCACCAATAAGTTACAGGCGAAGACGGAGATCTCCAACCTATTCACCACCGTTTCGTCGCCCAAGAAGTCACAGATCGAGATCACCATTAAGATATCAACGGCGATCAACTTATGAAGGGAGAAGGCGGTCATATAGAGATTCTAGGGATATTTCTGAAAGTAGGAGATACGGTAGATCAGATGAACACCATTCTTCTAGTTCAAGGAGAAGTAGGAGTGTAAGCcctaaaaagagaaaatctgGACAAGAAGATTCAGAGCTGTCAAGACTTCGACGAGATAGCTCATCACGTGGAGAGAAGAAATCATCTCGTGCTGGTTCACGATCACCAAGGCGACGTAAGGAAGTTAAGTCAACCCCAAGAGATGATGAGGAAAACAAAGTGAAACGTAGAACACGTTCAAGATCTAGATCAGTGGAAGATTCTGCAGATATAAAGGATAAATCTAGAGATGAGGAATTGAAACATCACAAAAAGCGGTCGAGGTCAAGATCTCGTGAAGATAGGAGTAAAACCAGAGACACATCTCGAAATTCTGATGAAGCTAAACAGAAACACCGGCAGAGGTCTAGGTCCAGATCATTGGAAAATGACAATGGATCTCATGAGAATGTTGATGTTGCTCAAGACAATGATCTAAATTCCCGTCACAGTAAGCGCAGGTCAAAATCATTGGACGAGGACTATGATATGAAAGAGAGGAGGGGAAGGTCCAGGTCCAGATCATTGGAAACGAAAAACAGGTCTTCTAGGAAGAATAAGCTGGATGAAGACAGAAACACAGGATCACGTCGAAGGAGGTCCAGGTCAAAATCAGTGGAAGGTAAGCGCAGTTATAACAAGGAGACTCGAAGCAGGGACAAAAAGTCCAAGCGTCGTAGTGGAAGACGGTCGAGGTCACCATCATCTGAGGGTAAGCAAGGGAGAGATATCAGGTCATCCCCTGGATATTCTGatgaaaagaaatcaagacaTAAACGGCACTCCAGGTCAAGAtcaatagagaaaaagaacagTTCAAGAGATAAAAGGTCAAAACGTCATGAAAGATTGCGGTCATCATCTCCTGGACGTGACAAAAGACGGGGCGATAGATCATTATCTCCTGTTAGTTCAGAGGATCATAAGATCAAGAAAAGACACTCTGGATCAAAATCTGTGAAAGAGAAACCCCACTCAGATTATGAGAAAGTTGACGATGGAGATGCAAATTCAGGTATcttaaaagtttattaa
- a CDS encoding RNA recognition motif (RRM)-containing protein (RNA recognition motif (RRM)-containing protein; FUNCTIONS IN: zinc ion binding, nucleotide binding, nucleic acid binding; INVOLVED IN: biological_process unknown; LOCATED IN: cellular_component unknown; EXPRESSED IN: 23 plant structures; EXPRESSED DURING: 14 growth stages; CONTAINS InterPro DOMAIN/s: Zinc finger, CCCH-type (InterPro:IPR000571), Filamin/ABP280 repeat (InterPro:IPR001298), Immunoglobulin-like fold (InterPro:IPR013783), RNA recognition motif, RNP-1 (InterPro:IPR000504), Immunoglobulin E-set (InterPro:IPR014756), Nucleotide-binding, alpha-beta plait (InterPro:IPR012677), Filamin/ABP280 repeat-like (InterPro:IPR017868); BEST Arabidopsis thaliana protein match is: RNA-directed DNA polymerase (reverse transcriptase)-related family protein (TAIR:AT3G24255.1).), whose amino-acid sequence MASDRGSAASGGKPIWMKHAEDAKIKDEGEKDAAAKAAFEATFKGVDQTTHLIEPVAPVPESAPESDSDSDDDDDDESDYLSRKPIGPVDPSKSTASGAGIGGGTACVPSTFVVVTKDSDGRKVPNGGALIRVKVSPGVGVGGTDQEGVVKDVGDGSYAVTYVVPKRGNYMVNIECNGNAIMGSPFPVFFSQGSSSTGLMGSAPASYSNLINQTMPNMPNYTGSVSGAFPGLLGMVPGIASGPSGGAILPGVGASLGEVCREYLNGRCVNSMCKLNHPPQNLLMTAIAATTSMGNLSQVPMAPSAAAMAAAQAIVAAQALQAHASQMQAQAQSNKGSLGSPEKGENGDLKKFLQVSNLSPSLTTEQLRQLFSFCGTVVDCSITDSKHIAYIEYSNSEEATAALALNNTEVFGRALNVEIAKSLPHKPSSNNSSSSLPLMMQQAVAMQQMQFQQAILMQQAVATQQAANRAATMKSATELAAARAAEISRKLRPDGVGNDEKEADQKSRSPSKSPARSRSKSKSPISYRRRRRSPTYSPPFRRPRSHRSRSPLRYQRRSTYEGRRRSYRDSRDISESRRYGRSDEHHSSSSRRSRSVSPKKRKSGQEDSELSRLRRDSSSRGEKKSSRAGSRSPRRRKEVKSTPRDDEENKVKRRTRSRSRSVEDSADIKDKSRDEELKHHKKRSRSRSREDRSKTRDTSRNSDEAKQKHRQRSRSRSLENDNGSHENVDVAQDNDLNSRHSKRRSKSLDEDYDMKERRGRSRSRSLETKNRSSRKNKLDEDRNTGSRRRRSRSKSVEGKRSYNKETRSRDKKSKRRSGRRSRSPSSEGKQGRDIRSSPGYSDEKKSRHKRHSRSRSIEKKNSSRDKRSKRHERLRSSSPGRDKRRGDRSLSPVSSEDHKIKKRHSGSKSVKEKPHSDYEKVDDGDANSDSSQQERNLEGHLLSLDSMSSQDVEKSKENPPSSSSVERGDANDDEKFKIEEKRIILKS is encoded by the exons ATGGCTTCAGATCGTGGTTCTGCAGCTTCTGGTGGTAAGCCCATTTGGATGAAACATGCGGAAGATGCAAAAATCAAAGACGAAGGAGAGAAAGACGCTGCGGCAAAAGCAGCTTTTGAAGCTACATTCAAAGGTGTAGACCAAACTACACATTTGATTGAACCTGTTGCACCGGTACCGGAATCCGCACCGGAATCTGATAGtgattcagatgatgatgatgatgatgaatctgaTTACTTGTCTAGGAAACCAATTGGTCCTGTGGATCCGAGTAAGTCTACAGCTTCTGGTGCTGGTATTGGTGGTGGAACGGCTTGTGTTCCGTCTACGTTTGTTGTTGTAACTAAGGATTCTGATGGGAGGAAAGTTCCAAATGGTGGAGCTTTGATTAGAGTTAAAGTGTCTCCTGGTGTTGGTGTTGGTGGTACTGATCAAGAAGGTGTGGTTAAAGATGTTGGTGATGGGAGTTATGCTGTTACTTATGTTGTGCCTAAGAGAGGAAACTATATGGTTAATATTGAATGCAATGGGAATGCTATCATGGGAAGTCCCTTTCCTGTCTTCTTTAGCCAAG GGTCTTCTTCTACTGGACTGATGGGTTCTGCTCCAGCTTCATACTCGAATCttataaatcaaacaatgCCAAACATGCCTAATTACACTGGTTCTGTTTCGGGTGCTTTCCCGGGGTTGTTGGGGATGGTTCCAGGGATTGCATCTGGTCCTTCAGGTGGTGCTATTTTGCCTGGAGTTGGAGCTTCACTTGGGGAAGTTTGTCGAGAATATCTTAATGGTAGATGTGTGAACTCTATGTGCAAGTTAAACCACCCTCCTCAGAATTTGCTGATGACTGCTATAGCTGCAACGACAAGTATGGGTAACCTTAGTCAGGTGCCTATGGCTCCTTCTGCTGCTGCAATGGCTGCTGCGCAGGCTATTGTTGCTGCACAGGCTCTTCAAGCTCATGCTTCTCAGATGCAAGCACAGGCTCAATCAAACAAGGGATCTTTAG GTTCCccagaaaaaggagaaaacggggatttgaagaaatttcTCCAAGTTAGCAACCTAAGTCCATCGCTTACAACTGAACAACTTAGGCAGCTATTTAGCTTCTGTGGCACAGTAGTTGACTGTAGTATAACTGATTCAAAGCATATCGCCTACATAGAATACTCGAATTCCGAAGAAGCAACAGCTGCTTTGGCATTAAACAATACGGAAGTCTTTGGTAGAGCATTGAATGTTGAGATTGCAAAATCGCTACCTCACAAACCATCTTCAAATAATTCTTCGTCCTCACTACCACTGATGATGCAACAGGCCGTCGCGATGCAGCAGATGCAATTCCAGCAGGCTATACTAATGCAACAAGCCGTGGCTACTCAGCAGGCAGCAAATAGAGCTGCCACAATGAAGTCTGCCACTGAGCTTGCAGCAGCTAGAGCTGCAGAGATAAGTAGGAAACTGAGACCTGATGGAGTTGGaaatgatgaaaaagaagCTGATCAGAAGTCTAG GTCACCATCTAAGTCTCCTGCAAGGTCGAGATCAAAGTCAAAATCACCAATAAGTTACAGGCGAAGACGGAGATCTCCAACCTATTCACCACCGTTTCGTCGCCCAAGAAGTCACAGATCGAGATCACCATTAAGATATCAACGGCGATCAACTTATGAAGGGAGAAGGCGGTCATATAGAGATTCTAGGGATATTTCTGAAAGTAGGAGATACGGTAGATCAGATGAACACCATTCTTCTAGTTCAAGGAGAAGTAGGAGTGTAAGCcctaaaaagagaaaatctgGACAAGAAGATTCAGAGCTGTCAAGACTTCGACGAGATAGCTCATCACGTGGAGAGAAGAAATCATCTCGTGCTGGTTCACGATCACCAAGGCGACGTAAGGAAGTTAAGTCAACCCCAAGAGATGATGAGGAAAACAAAGTGAAACGTAGAACACGTTCAAGATCTAGATCAGTGGAAGATTCTGCAGATATAAAGGATAAATCTAGAGATGAGGAATTGAAACATCACAAAAAGCGGTCGAGGTCAAGATCTCGTGAAGATAGGAGTAAAACCAGAGACACATCTCGAAATTCTGATGAAGCTAAACAGAAACACCGGCAGAGGTCTAGGTCCAGATCATTGGAAAATGACAATGGATCTCATGAGAATGTTGATGTTGCTCAAGACAATGATCTAAATTCCCGTCACAGTAAGCGCAGGTCAAAATCATTGGACGAGGACTATGATATGAAAGAGAGGAGGGGAAGGTCCAGGTCCAGATCATTGGAAACGAAAAACAGGTCTTCTAGGAAGAATAAGCTGGATGAAGACAGAAACACAGGATCACGTCGAAGGAGGTCCAGGTCAAAATCAGTGGAAGGTAAGCGCAGTTATAACAAGGAGACTCGAAGCAGGGACAAAAAGTCCAAGCGTCGTAGTGGAAGACGGTCGAGGTCACCATCATCTGAGGGTAAGCAAGGGAGAGATATCAGGTCATCCCCTGGATATTCTGatgaaaagaaatcaagacaTAAACGGCACTCCAGGTCAAGAtcaatagagaaaaagaacagTTCAAGAGATAAAAGGTCAAAACGTCATGAAAGATTGCGGTCATCATCTCCTGGACGTGACAAAAGACGGGGCGATAGATCATTATCTCCTGTTAGTTCAGAGGATCATAAGATCAAGAAAAGACACTCTGGATCAAAATCTGTGAAAGAGAAACCCCACTCAGATTATGAGAAAGTTGACGATGGAGATGCAAATTCAG ATTCTAGTCAGCAGGAAAGGAATCTTGAAGGTCATTTATTGTCATTGGATTCGATGTCATCACAG GATGTGGAGAAGTCAAAAGAGAATCCACCATCTAGCAGCTCAGTGGAAAGAGGTGATGcaaatgatgatgagaagtttAAG ATTGAGGAGAAAAGGATTATTCTTAAGTCATAG